A stretch of DNA from Nitrospira sp. KM1:
CGATAGGACATCGTCTTGGGAACCTTTATCCCATGTCCAGCAACACGTGCGCCGGATTCCTGTCTCTCGCGATCGTTTTCATCAGTTGATCCCCGAACAACACCACCACTCGCCCGCGCTGGTCCTTCACCAGCATCGAATTGGACGGGGCCTTGAAGGTCGCTGGATCGCCTTCCAGCCAGGCGCTACAGGTAAATCCCAATGAATCCAGAATGGTTTCGACGCGGTACTCGTGACGCAGCCGATACTGCAGCACATCGAACTGCAAACGGCCGACCGCCGCGACCAGGGATTCGAGATCGTTCAGGCTGCGCATGATCTGCACGGTCCCTTCTTGGGCCATTTGCTCCATGCCCCTGTCGAACGCCTTGCGTTTGCCCACATCGGTCGGACGGATTCTCGCGAAAATTTCCGGTTGGAACTGCGGCAACGGCTTGTAATTGAACCCGCCTGTGACGGAGATCGTATCCCCAATGGCAAACAGGCCGGGATTGATAATCCCGATAATGTCGCCGGGAAACGCTTCTTCGACCGTGCTGCGTTCCTGGGCCACCAGGCTATGCGGTCGGGAAAGGCGGACCTCTTTCCCCAAGCGATGATGCCTGACCACCATGTCGCGTTCGAAACGGCCCGAGCAGACTCTCAAAAACGCCGTACTATCCCGGTGCTTCGGGTTCATGTTGGCCTGCAGTTTGAACACATAGGCGCTGAACGGAGTCTCGACGGGATCAATGGACACTTCCTCGCCGTTGTCCGCATCTGCCGGTCTGGCCCCAGGGGCGGGCGCAAGGGACACGAATGCATCCAGAAAGCTCTCAATACCGAAGTTGGTCAGCGCCGACGCAAAAAACACCGGCGTCACATCTCCTTCGAGAAAACGGTCGCGGGAAAACGGATTTCCCGCCACCTCCAGCAATTCCAGATCATGCCGGACGGCAGCGATCACCTCCGGCGTCACTCGTCCGCTGCCCTCCAGGTCGCGCAAGAACATGCGCGCGACATCAACCTTTGTGGCTCCGCCATGGGCGGTCCTGCTGAAAAGCTGCACACGGTCATCTGCGCGGTCCACGATGCCGGCGAAATCACTGCCGGATCCGATCGGCCAGTTGACTGCGGCGGCATGGATATTCAGCGCCTCTTCCACTTCCGTCATGAGGTCCAACGGTGGACGCCCCGGCAAATCCATCTTGTTCATCAGCGTCAGGACCGGAATGCGCCGCATGCGGCAGACGGCAAATAATTTACGAGTTTGCGCCTCGACGCCTTTGGCGGCATCGATCACCATGATCGCGCTGTCTGCAGCGGTCAGGGTCCGGTAGGT
This window harbors:
- a CDS encoding peptide chain release factor 3; amino-acid sequence: MLRAAMTPGTALQHGLAAAAAQRRTFAIISHPDAGKTTLTEKLLLYSGLIRTAGMVRGRKGGKTAASDWMGMEQERGISITASAMQFPYKDAVINLLDTPGHQDFSEDTYRTLTAADSAIMVIDAAKGVEAQTRKLFAVCRMRRIPVLTLMNKMDLPGRPPLDLMTEVEEALNIHAAAVNWPIGSGSDFAGIVDRADDRVQLFSRTAHGGATKVDVARMFLRDLEGSGRVTPEVIAAVRHDLELLEVAGNPFSRDRFLEGDVTPVFFASALTNFGIESFLDAFVSLAPAPGARPADADNGEEVSIDPVETPFSAYVFKLQANMNPKHRDSTAFLRVCSGRFERDMVVRHHRLGKEVRLSRPHSLVAQERSTVEEAFPGDIIGIINPGLFAIGDTISVTGGFNYKPLPQFQPEIFARIRPTDVGKRKAFDRGMEQMAQEGTVQIMRSLNDLESLVAAVGRLQFDVLQYRLRHEYRVETILDSLGFTCSAWLEGDPATFKAPSNSMLVKDQRGRVVVLFGDQLMKTIARDRNPAHVLLDMG